From Bacillus sp. FSL K6-3431, the proteins below share one genomic window:
- the solA gene encoding N-methyl-L-tryptophan oxidase: protein MSEYHEQKVDADVAVIGLGSMGSFAFWQLARMGVNVVGFDRYRPGHDKGAGHGETRIFRTAYGEGVAYVPLLQAARDLWRELENETGVELYVETGGTMFGPKEDDFMTTVQESVQQYNLPHKIYDASEASKVYPQINFQENQIAVYEELAGFLKPELAIETAVNRGEELGGTVYTDSPVTTIIPDKNGVSISYGDKQIRVKKVIVASGGWTSKLLPQLKLPVSLERQVLVWYNARNPEQFTPEKFPIFSRVSKGRGFYGFPSIDGKTVKVAFHHGGAIFDDPNEVDREIHDADLLPLTVKVRKYLPDLIPEPVKAKTCFYTNTPDEHFVLGAAPGLQNVTLLGPMAGHGFKFAPIMGKIAAELSTDTTPDIDISMFDPSRFDK, encoded by the coding sequence ATGAGCGAATATCATGAGCAAAAAGTTGATGCAGATGTAGCAGTAATTGGATTAGGGTCCATGGGGAGTTTTGCATTCTGGCAGCTTGCACGGATGGGAGTTAATGTTGTAGGGTTTGATCGATATAGACCAGGACATGATAAAGGCGCTGGACATGGTGAAACGAGAATTTTTCGTACAGCATATGGTGAAGGTGTTGCATATGTTCCACTACTCCAAGCAGCTAGGGATCTTTGGCGCGAATTGGAGAACGAAACCGGTGTTGAACTTTATGTAGAAACCGGTGGAACGATGTTCGGACCAAAAGAAGACGATTTTATGACTACTGTGCAAGAAAGTGTCCAACAGTATAATCTTCCTCATAAAATATATGATGCTTCTGAGGCCAGCAAAGTATATCCACAAATTAATTTTCAAGAAAATCAAATTGCCGTTTATGAGGAATTAGCTGGTTTTTTAAAACCCGAGCTTGCAATTGAAACAGCGGTAAATCGGGGCGAAGAATTAGGGGGAACTGTTTATACAGATAGTCCAGTAACGACAATTATACCGGATAAAAATGGTGTCTCTATTTCATATGGAGATAAACAAATTAGGGTAAAAAAAGTAATTGTTGCTTCTGGTGGATGGACATCCAAGCTTCTCCCACAGCTAAAATTACCTGTTTCACTCGAACGCCAAGTTTTAGTATGGTACAATGCTAGAAATCCTGAGCAGTTCACACCAGAGAAATTCCCTATCTTTTCTAGGGTAAGCAAAGGTCGAGGTTTCTATGGGTTCCCATCAATTGATGGGAAAACGGTAAAGGTTGCATTTCATCATGGTGGAGCGATATTCGACGACCCTAATGAAGTAGATAGGGAGATTCATGATGCAGATTTGTTACCCCTTACTGTAAAGGTAAGGAAGTACTTGCCAGATCTCATTCCAGAACCTGTAAAAGCTAAGACATGTTTCTATACAAATACGCCTGATGAACATTTTGTTCTTGGTGCAGCACCAGGTTTGCAAAATGTAACACTGCTTGGACCAATGGCTGGGCATGGATTTAAATTTGCACCGATCATGGGGAAGATTGCAGCAGAGCTATCAACGGATACAACGCCGGACATAGACATAAGCATGTTTGATCCAAGTCGTTTTGATAAGTGA
- a CDS encoding thioredoxin family protein encodes MIEWSNEDIKEVLEKEGTAVLYFYTPLCGTCQVAGKMISIVEHMIEGIPFGKTDLNYYPDMAALFSIESVPCMLIVKDGQVDEKIYACKSVPYLHDLVKRYV; translated from the coding sequence ATGATAGAATGGTCTAATGAAGATATAAAGGAAGTTTTGGAAAAGGAAGGGACAGCTGTTCTTTATTTCTACACTCCGCTTTGTGGCACCTGTCAGGTTGCTGGAAAAATGATTAGCATAGTCGAACATATGATAGAAGGTATTCCATTTGGAAAAACTGATCTAAATTATTATCCTGATATGGCTGCGCTTTTTTCTATTGAAAGTGTTCCCTGCATGTTAATTGTAAAAGATGGGCAAGTAGATGAAAAGATTTATGCGTGTAAATCAGTACCTTATTTACACGATTTAGTTAAGCGATATGTATAA
- a CDS encoding toprim domain-containing protein — MKTAPNKVIIVEGLSDKKRVARIVKEPVDIICTNGTISFSKLDELVEVLDDKEVYILVDADKSGEKLRKVLKREFPMAHHLYIDRTYKEVATAPYQYLATMLLRANMDVDAKYL, encoded by the coding sequence ATGAAAACAGCCCCGAATAAAGTCATTATTGTTGAAGGTTTGTCTGATAAAAAAAGGGTTGCAAGGATTGTCAAAGAACCTGTAGACATCATTTGTACAAATGGAACAATTAGTTTTTCAAAACTTGACGAGTTAGTTGAAGTTTTGGATGATAAAGAAGTATATATTTTAGTTGACGCCGATAAATCGGGTGAAAAGCTCAGAAAAGTATTAAAACGTGAATTTCCAATGGCACATCATCTATATATTGATCGGACATATAAAGAAGTAGCAACGGCGCCCTATCAGTATTTAGCAACAATGCTATTGAGGGCAAATATGGATGTTGACGCGAAATATTTATAA
- the gcvH gene encoding glycine cleavage system protein GcvH, with amino-acid sequence MNLPKELRYSDEHEWIKTEGENMRIGITDFAQSELGDIVFVELPEVGDVVTADEPFGSVESVKTVSELYSPLSGKVIEVNEELEDNPEYVNESPYEKAWMIVVEPSDHSELDNLMSAEQYADMTNEE; translated from the coding sequence ATGAATTTGCCAAAAGAACTTCGCTATTCTGATGAACATGAATGGATTAAAACAGAAGGCGAGAATATGCGTATCGGTATCACTGACTTCGCTCAATCCGAGCTGGGAGATATTGTATTTGTTGAACTTCCGGAGGTAGGTGATGTAGTTACAGCTGATGAGCCATTCGGAAGCGTAGAGTCTGTTAAAACTGTTTCTGAATTATATTCACCACTAAGCGGAAAAGTAATTGAGGTTAATGAAGAGTTGGAAGATAATCCGGAATACGTAAACGAGTCTCCGTATGAAAAAGCATGGATGATCGTAGTAGAGCCTTCCGACCATAGTGAGTTGGACAATCTGATGTCTGCTGAACAATATGCAGACATGACGAATGAAGAATAA
- a CDS encoding arsenate reductase family protein, with product MSVTLYTYPPCSTCRKARKWLQDNNVEFTEIHIVESTPSSNEIKQLHENSGLELKQFFNTSGKKYRELELKDKLPNATEEELYEILASDGMLIKRPIVTDGKKVTVGFKESDFSGAWTN from the coding sequence ATGTCTGTTACGTTATATACTTATCCTCCATGCAGTACTTGTCGTAAAGCAAGAAAGTGGCTGCAGGATAATAATGTTGAATTTACCGAAATACATATTGTAGAAAGTACTCCATCGAGCAATGAAATAAAGCAGCTACATGAAAATAGCGGTCTTGAATTAAAGCAATTTTTTAATACAAGTGGGAAAAAGTACCGCGAGCTCGAGTTAAAAGATAAATTACCGAATGCAACAGAGGAAGAGCTTTACGAAATACTGGCTTCTGATGGCATGCTTATAAAGCGTCCTATTGTCACAGACGGAAAAAAAGTAACAGTAGGTTTTAAAGAATCGGATTTTTCGGGAGCATGGACGAATTAA
- a CDS encoding ABC transporter ATP-binding protein: MEFGGSNNVYTNPLHPYNQALLLATPDTDTVTEKSEQIILKGEVPRPFHSLFVCMSRTRSPHVQLLENRK, encoded by the coding sequence GTGGAATTTGGCGGGAGTAATAATGTGTACACAAATCCTCTTCATCCATATAATCAAGCATTATTATTGGCTACTCCTGATACTGATACAGTAACAGAAAAGAGTGAACAGATTATTCTAAAAGGTGAAGTGCCTAGACCATTTCATTCACTATTCGTCTGTATGTCTCGTACAAGGTCCCCACATGTACAATTACTTGAAAATAGAAAATAG
- a CDS encoding DUF2642 domain-containing protein: MNKIIQNLIREVVQIEVSGKKFINGTIVDIGNDIIVLFNGTDFVYIPLVHIQNLRVDQKNEDEIKSPTESPSIVSEENKDELSLRKVLTQSKGMFVEIYVTSNQPLHGYITSIMNNYFVFHSPIYKTMYITLHHLKWLIPYSNNQRPYDLDNRNFPIQPTNVSLARTFEVQVKKFENEVVVFNIGENNNHIGKINNVEEQIIEIQTARTHPVYLNLHHIKTLHQV, encoded by the coding sequence TTGAATAAAATTATTCAAAACCTTATAAGGGAAGTTGTTCAAATAGAAGTCTCCGGAAAGAAGTTTATTAATGGGACAATCGTTGATATAGGTAATGACATCATTGTTTTATTTAACGGAACGGATTTTGTCTACATTCCCTTAGTCCATATTCAAAATTTAAGGGTGGATCAAAAAAATGAAGACGAGATAAAAAGTCCTACAGAATCTCCTAGCATAGTTTCGGAGGAAAATAAAGATGAATTGTCTTTAAGAAAGGTTCTAACACAGTCTAAAGGAATGTTTGTTGAAATTTATGTAACAAGCAATCAGCCTTTACATGGGTATATTACGAGCATCATGAACAATTATTTTGTATTTCATTCTCCTATTTATAAAACCATGTATATTACGTTACATCATCTAAAGTGGCTGATTCCTTATTCTAACAATCAACGGCCATACGATCTAGATAACCGTAATTTTCCTATTCAACCGACTAATGTTTCACTAGCAAGAACTTTTGAAGTTCAAGTTAAAAAGTTCGAAAATGAAGTCGTTGTGTTTAACATCGGTGAAAATAATAACCATATAGGAAAAATAAATAATGTCGAAGAACAAATCATAGAGATTCAAACAGCAAGAACACATCCCGTTTATCTAAATCTTCATCACATTAAAACGCTACACCAGGTGTAA
- a CDS encoding arsenic transporter, protein MLDSSVTIMLIVFTLTILLMLWRPYGINETVPTTIGAAIVLITGIVSWTDIIGILEIVRGPSLTILSTIMMTIVLDSIGFFRWVAINIVNRSRGSGVRLYLYTNLLCFFMTMLFNNDGSILITTPIIIHMVTILRFKPHQIFPYLISGALIATAASAPIAVSNISNLIALEIVGLSLNSYINMMFIPSMIGILSIFLLMFLYFKKNIPKKISPIQLRLKNDNSKYMYSHPLEIRSDIENIDWSMFKISLSIVVATRACFFALSPLGISIEWIGLLGAFILIVFRWLKMRTGITDILKKTPWHILLFAFNMYVLVYGLKNIGINDFIVRLLKEIVEQDPLNATFVMGVLSTFLSNTFNNLPAVMISTLSIVDMDLEPSFVHITYLANVIGADIGALLTPVGTLATLIWMFILKKHAIKVTWSQYLKVTILVIPIGLIVSLFSLYFWVMWLFY, encoded by the coding sequence ATGCTTGATTCCTCTGTTACTATTATGTTAATTGTTTTTACATTAACGATTTTATTAATGCTTTGGAGGCCATATGGAATAAACGAAACAGTCCCAACGACTATCGGTGCTGCAATAGTTTTAATTACAGGTATTGTTTCCTGGACAGATATTATAGGAATATTGGAGATTGTAAGAGGACCTTCACTAACTATATTATCAACGATTATGATGACAATTGTACTGGATAGTATAGGATTCTTTAGGTGGGTCGCTATAAATATTGTTAACAGATCAAGAGGATCCGGGGTAAGACTCTATCTTTATACGAATCTCCTTTGCTTTTTTATGACGATGTTATTTAATAATGACGGTAGTATTCTTATCACAACCCCCATCATCATTCATATGGTCACGATCTTGCGATTCAAGCCTCATCAAATATTTCCTTACTTAATATCTGGTGCATTAATTGCAACTGCAGCAAGCGCTCCGATCGCTGTCAGTAACATTTCCAATCTCATTGCGTTAGAAATAGTCGGATTAAGTTTAAACAGTTATATAAATATGATGTTTATTCCCTCGATGATAGGGATTTTATCAATTTTCCTACTAATGTTTTTATATTTTAAAAAGAATATTCCCAAAAAAATTTCACCGATTCAACTAAGATTGAAAAATGACAACTCTAAATATATGTACTCCCATCCTCTTGAAATCCGAAGCGATATTGAAAATATTGATTGGAGTATGTTTAAAATCAGTCTGAGTATTGTAGTAGCTACAAGAGCTTGTTTTTTTGCCCTATCTCCATTAGGAATTTCAATCGAGTGGATTGGTTTATTAGGTGCCTTTATTTTAATTGTTTTTAGATGGCTTAAAATGAGAACTGGCATTACTGATATTTTGAAAAAGACTCCGTGGCATATCTTATTGTTTGCATTTAACATGTATGTTCTCGTGTACGGACTTAAGAATATCGGTATAAATGATTTTATTGTTCGTTTACTAAAAGAAATAGTAGAACAAGATCCATTAAATGCTACATTCGTGATGGGAGTCTTATCAACATTCTTATCCAATACTTTCAATAATCTACCAGCCGTTATGATTAGTACTTTGTCAATTGTGGACATGGATTTAGAACCATCATTTGTGCATATCACATACCTGGCAAATGTCATTGGAGCCGATATTGGGGCTTTATTAACACCGGTAGGAACACTCGCGACACTAATATGGATGTTTATTCTTAAAAAGCATGCAATTAAAGTAACTTGGAGTCAGTACCTAAAAGTAACAATACTTGTTATCCCAATAGGTTTAATCGTTAGTTTGTTCAGTCTATATTTTTGGGTAATGTGGCTATTTTATTAA
- a CDS encoding DUF2642 domain-containing protein, giving the protein MEKENLVDVLSILIGFKVGIFLNNDQFVEGLLLDVKQDHLIVEVDHNVFYFALQQIYALSKNAKDFRASSNIVPHLDRNHLTDILSALRYSWVTINSLNNQTLVGLLSRISEDHIILINNDEKLYIQKSYISNICKGIYEIEDRQGDTSQEKAVQDSLSDTNDESKEQLDSSENEEARDTHQVNQDVEKNIQITNENELEKDDQVPSKLSNDSEETDVESFNNGDRNVISKIEFIGESIFQQSEKHNVLKRDEEFSHDEGCQDVLESNQYSAMNEEQYIFIEPQYNKRENRKHRTRVNPKCNDQQAFTSQNHSVEDLGLPANVIKSLKKEGYSELSKTTASPRCNHSKNFKLTRRNVEGKSEAANVKATHNPIKKMSPQEEKVMLENQYYALMKHAEKMYHQLKQERFGK; this is encoded by the coding sequence TTGGAAAAGGAAAATCTTGTTGATGTACTCAGCATCCTTATAGGGTTCAAAGTTGGAATCTTTCTTAATAACGACCAATTTGTAGAAGGACTTTTGCTGGATGTTAAACAAGACCACCTAATAGTTGAGGTGGATCACAACGTTTTTTATTTTGCACTTCAACAGATTTACGCACTGTCAAAGAATGCTAAAGATTTTCGCGCATCGTCCAACATTGTTCCTCATCTAGATAGAAATCACTTAACAGACATATTGAGTGCTTTAAGGTACAGCTGGGTCACTATCAATAGTCTTAATAATCAGACGCTAGTGGGGTTGCTAAGCAGAATATCCGAAGATCACATCATCTTAATAAATAATGACGAAAAACTATATATTCAAAAATCCTATATTTCAAACATATGTAAAGGGATATATGAAATTGAAGATCGACAAGGAGACACCAGTCAAGAAAAAGCTGTGCAAGATTCTCTTTCTGATACAAATGATGAGTCTAAAGAACAGCTGGACTCTTCTGAGAATGAAGAAGCAAGGGATACTCATCAAGTGAATCAAGATGTAGAAAAAAACATACAAATAACAAACGAAAATGAATTGGAAAAAGATGATCAAGTTCCTTCTAAGCTAAGTAATGATAGCGAGGAAACGGATGTTGAATCTTTTAATAATGGTGATCGAAATGTCATCTCAAAAATTGAATTTATTGGAGAATCTATTTTTCAGCAATCGGAAAAACATAATGTATTAAAAAGGGATGAAGAATTTTCTCACGATGAAGGTTGCCAGGATGTATTAGAATCTAATCAATATAGCGCTATGAACGAGGAGCAATATATCTTTATCGAACCTCAATATAATAAGAGAGAAAATAGAAAACATCGAACTAGGGTAAATCCCAAATGTAATGATCAGCAAGCATTTACATCCCAAAACCATTCTGTTGAGGATTTAGGATTACCTGCTAATGTCATAAAATCTTTAAAAAAAGAAGGGTATTCTGAATTATCTAAGACGACTGCTAGTCCGAGGTGCAATCATAGTAAAAATTTTAAATTGACTAGGAGGAATGTAGAAGGGAAATCGGAAGCTGCTAATGTAAAAGCCACTCATAATCCTATAAAAAAAATGAGTCCACAAGAAGAAAAAGTAATGTTAGAGAATCAATACTATGCTTTAATGAAGCATGCTGAAAAAATGTATCATCAATTGAAACAAGAACGATTCGGGAAATAA
- a CDS encoding CotH kinase family protein has protein sequence MLLSYNIYMNPKDFKTLRQDIWSDEYISGTLWIGGDKYAIDVSYRGHSIRNHEKKSYNILFKKPFFMNGAHEIHLNAEFNDPSLIRNKLSLDFFSDIGVLSPQSQHILLYINGVFNGIYLQLESFDQYLLTKRKLPDGSIYYATDNDANFSLLTAENEVKADLTQGYSEKYGNEEGKASLLNLLIKVNTLTDAEFYEEISKIINIEKYLLWLAGVVCTQNFDGFVHNYALYRDDNTKLYEITPWDYDGTWGRDRHGTPLEYDYIPIDGYNTLTARLFKYPHYRSMYKNIMESVLQNQFTAANQGPCIELSYRELNPYIIKDPYMKYRVEEFEKEPEFILEFIRNRNHYLTNELSRIV, from the coding sequence ATCTTGTTAAGTTATAACATTTATATGAATCCAAAAGATTTTAAAACTTTGAGGCAGGATATTTGGAGTGATGAATATATTTCAGGCACATTATGGATAGGCGGTGATAAATATGCAATCGATGTTTCCTACAGAGGGCACTCCATTCGAAACCATGAAAAAAAATCATATAATATCCTTTTTAAAAAACCTTTTTTTATGAATGGAGCACATGAAATTCATCTTAACGCTGAATTTAATGATCCCTCCCTCATTCGTAATAAACTTTCATTAGACTTTTTTAGCGACATTGGAGTCTTGTCACCTCAATCACAACACATTCTTTTGTATATTAACGGGGTCTTTAATGGGATCTATTTACAATTAGAGTCTTTTGATCAATATCTGTTAACCAAAAGAAAACTGCCAGATGGTAGCATATATTATGCTACTGATAATGATGCCAATTTTTCATTGCTAACAGCAGAAAATGAAGTTAAAGCGGATCTAACTCAAGGGTATTCAGAAAAGTATGGTAATGAGGAAGGGAAGGCATCCTTGCTTAACTTACTGATTAAGGTTAATACGTTAACAGATGCGGAGTTTTACGAAGAAATTTCAAAGATTATTAATATAGAAAAGTATTTATTATGGTTAGCTGGTGTCGTTTGCACGCAAAATTTCGATGGATTTGTACACAATTATGCTTTGTATAGAGACGATAATACAAAGCTTTATGAAATAACTCCATGGGATTATGACGGAACATGGGGAAGAGATAGGCATGGAACACCATTGGAATATGACTACATTCCTATAGATGGTTACAATACTCTAACTGCTAGACTTTTTAAGTATCCTCATTATAGAAGCATGTATAAAAACATCATGGAAAGTGTACTGCAAAATCAATTTACAGCAGCAAATCAAGGTCCCTGCATCGAGTTGTCATATAGGGAATTAAATCCATACATTATAAAAGATCCTTATATGAAGTATAGAGTTGAAGAATTCGAGAAAGAACCTGAGTTCATATTAGAATTTATTCGAAATCGCAATCATTATTTAACTAATGAGCTTTCGCGGATAGTGTAG
- a CDS encoding acyl-CoA dehydrogenase family protein has protein sequence MTNETKKLIKGGAFLIDDIAAEQMFTPEDYTDEHKMIAKTTEDFVDNEVMPEVEHLENHEFDRSVKLLKQAGELGLLGADVPEEYGGLALDKVSSSLISEKLAKAGGFSISHGAHVGIGSLPIVLFGSKEQKQKYLPSLATGELLAAYALTEPGSGSDALGAKSRAKLNEAGTHYILNGEKQWITNSAFADIFIVYAKIDGEQFSAFIVERAYPGVSTGPEEKKMGIKSSSTRTLILEDVEVPVENLLGDAGKGHRIAFNILNIGRYKLGVGAVGGSKRALETTLQYANQRKQFKTPISQFNLTKEKFGTLGSEIYAAESSVYRTVGLFEDRMSQLTEEQVKNGSEVARSIAEYAIECSLNKVFASEVLDHVVDEGVQIHGGYGYMQEYEIERAYRDSRINRIFEGTNEINRLLVPGTFLKKAFKGELPLLEKAQSLQEELMMLMPEEPGSEPLDQEKQLVKGAKKVALMISGLGAQKFGQALEKEQEILGKLADIISLAYAMESVVLRTEKAIGQVGLAKSNQKLLYTQIFCQDSIVKVEQFAKECLAAIEEGDTFRMMNSALRKLTRHTPINVIVKKREAADRLIDVEKYVV, from the coding sequence ATGACAAATGAAACGAAAAAGTTGATCAAAGGTGGAGCATTTTTAATTGATGATATTGCTGCTGAACAAATGTTTACACCGGAAGATTATACAGATGAGCATAAAATGATCGCAAAAACGACGGAGGACTTCGTTGATAATGAAGTCATGCCTGAAGTGGAGCATCTTGAAAATCATGAATTTGATCGCTCCGTAAAATTATTGAAACAAGCAGGTGAGCTGGGGCTTTTAGGAGCAGATGTTCCTGAGGAATATGGTGGGCTAGCACTTGATAAAGTGAGTTCATCATTAATCTCCGAGAAACTGGCGAAAGCTGGTGGCTTTTCGATTTCTCACGGGGCACATGTAGGAATCGGTTCCCTGCCAATTGTTTTGTTTGGTAGTAAGGAACAAAAACAAAAGTATTTGCCATCATTAGCTACGGGCGAATTACTAGCTGCTTATGCCTTAACAGAGCCAGGATCTGGATCAGATGCGCTTGGTGCAAAATCGAGAGCAAAATTAAATGAAGCTGGGACACATTATATATTAAATGGTGAAAAACAATGGATTACAAACTCTGCTTTCGCAGATATATTTATTGTATACGCTAAGATTGATGGCGAACAGTTTTCTGCGTTTATCGTTGAACGAGCATACCCAGGTGTATCGACAGGTCCGGAAGAAAAGAAAATGGGAATTAAAAGCTCGTCAACGCGGACGTTAATATTGGAAGACGTAGAAGTTCCCGTAGAAAACTTGCTAGGGGATGCGGGTAAAGGGCATAGAATTGCATTTAATATTTTAAATATTGGGCGTTATAAGCTTGGAGTAGGAGCAGTTGGTGGTTCTAAACGAGCACTTGAAACTACTTTGCAATATGCAAATCAGCGGAAACAGTTTAAAACACCAATCTCCCAATTCAATTTGACGAAAGAAAAATTCGGTACACTTGGATCGGAGATATACGCTGCAGAGAGCTCAGTTTACAGGACAGTTGGTTTGTTTGAAGATCGCATGAGCCAATTGACTGAGGAGCAAGTGAAAAATGGATCGGAAGTAGCACGTTCGATTGCTGAGTACGCAATTGAATGTTCTTTGAATAAAGTGTTTGCATCAGAAGTTCTCGATCATGTGGTTGATGAAGGCGTGCAAATCCACGGTGGTTATGGATATATGCAGGAATACGAAATTGAAAGAGCCTATCGAGACTCACGTATCAATCGGATTTTCGAAGGTACAAATGAAATCAACAGATTACTCGTTCCAGGTACTTTTCTGAAAAAGGCATTTAAAGGTGAATTACCTTTACTAGAAAAAGCACAAAGTTTGCAAGAAGAATTGATGATGCTCATGCCTGAAGAACCCGGAAGTGAACCGCTTGATCAAGAGAAGCAACTAGTGAAAGGCGCAAAAAAAGTTGCACTGATGATTTCTGGACTGGGTGCTCAAAAATTTGGGCAAGCACTTGAAAAGGAACAAGAAATTCTTGGGAAATTAGCTGATATTATTTCACTTGCCTATGCAATGGAATCTGTAGTTCTGCGAACTGAAAAGGCAATTGGCCAGGTGGGATTAGCAAAGAGTAATCAAAAGCTCCTTTACACACAAATCTTCTGTCAAGACTCGATTGTGAAGGTAGAACAATTTGCAAAAGAGTGTCTTGCAGCAATAGAAGAAGGAGATACATTCCGTATGATGAACTCTGCTCTCCGTAAATTAACGCGTCACACACCGATCAACGTTATTGTCAAGAAACGAGAAGCGGCAGACCGTTTGATTGATGTAGAGAAATATGTAGTATAA
- a CDS encoding acetyl-CoA C-acetyltransferase, protein MREAVIVAGARTPVGRAKKGTLATTRPDDLGALTVKETLKRAGHYEGNIDDLIFGCAMPEAEQGLNMARNIGGLAGLADTVPAITINRYCSSGLQSIAYAAERIMLGASNTVIAGGAESMSLVPMMGHVVRPNIKLAETAPAYYMGMGHTAEEVAKKFGISREDQDTFAVKSHQKAAEAIANGKFKDEIVSVDVINRHVGSDNKIKENKINFAQDEGVRPDTNLDVLAKLRPAFSVTGSVTAGNSSQTSDGAAAVMVMDREKAESLGLKPLVKFRSFAVAGVPPEIMGIGPVKAIPKVLKMAGLELSDIGLFELNEAFASQSIQVIRELRLNEEIVNVNGGAIALGHPLGCTGTKLTLSLAHEMKRRNIQFGIVTMCIGGGMGAAGVFELLS, encoded by the coding sequence ATGCGTGAAGCGGTTATTGTTGCTGGTGCAAGGACGCCTGTTGGTAGAGCGAAAAAGGGCACGCTCGCTACGACAAGACCCGATGATTTAGGGGCCTTAACAGTCAAAGAAACACTGAAGCGTGCGGGTCATTATGAAGGAAATATTGATGATCTAATTTTTGGTTGTGCCATGCCTGAAGCTGAACAAGGTTTAAACATGGCGAGGAATATTGGCGGATTGGCTGGGCTAGCAGATACAGTGCCAGCCATTACAATTAATCGCTATTGCTCGTCAGGCTTGCAGTCTATAGCCTATGCCGCAGAAAGAATCATGCTCGGCGCTTCAAATACTGTTATTGCCGGTGGAGCGGAATCAATGAGTTTAGTTCCAATGATGGGGCATGTCGTTCGACCAAATATTAAACTTGCTGAAACGGCACCAGCTTATTATATGGGCATGGGGCATACTGCGGAGGAAGTAGCGAAAAAATTCGGTATTTCAAGAGAAGATCAAGACACATTTGCTGTGAAAAGCCATCAGAAGGCTGCAGAAGCGATAGCGAATGGAAAATTTAAGGATGAGATCGTTTCAGTAGATGTGATCAACAGACATGTCGGTTCGGACAATAAAATAAAAGAAAATAAGATAAATTTTGCTCAAGATGAAGGTGTTCGTCCTGATACAAACCTAGATGTCCTCGCTAAATTACGACCAGCTTTTTCTGTGACGGGGTCAGTAACTGCAGGAAATTCGTCGCAAACGAGTGATGGTGCTGCAGCTGTCATGGTAATGGATCGGGAAAAAGCAGAATCTCTTGGATTAAAACCATTGGTAAAATTTCGATCATTCGCAGTAGCTGGTGTGCCACCGGAAATTATGGGAATTGGTCCTGTAAAGGCGATTCCCAAAGTGTTAAAAATGGCTGGTCTTGAGCTTTCAGATATCGGTTTATTTGAACTGAATGAAGCGTTCGCTTCCCAATCGATTCAAGTAATAAGAGAGTTGAGACTCAATGAAGAGATAGTCAATGTTAATGGTGGTGCTATCGCACTTGGGCATCCGCTTGGATGTACAGGAACGAAGCTAACATTATCGCTTGCCCATGAAATGAAACGTCGGAATATTCAATTCGGCATTGTCACAATGTGTATTGGTGGTGGAATGGGTGCAGCGGGAGTATTCGAATTACTATCATAA